In Rosa chinensis cultivar Old Blush chromosome 1, RchiOBHm-V2, whole genome shotgun sequence, a genomic segment contains:
- the LOC112192540 gene encoding DUF21 domain-containing protein At4g14240 — translation MIICYPIAYPIGKVLDLVLGHGEDLFRRAQLKALASIHNLEAGRGGELTHDKTTIISGALDLTEKTAKEAMTPIESRLCLDVDSKLDWEAIGKILARVRMCC, via the exons ATGATCATCTGCTATCCAATCGCCTACCCAATTGGAAAA GTTCTTGATCTTGTACTTGGACATGGAGAAGATTTGTTCAGGCGAGCACAGTTGAAAGCCCTCGCCTCTATTCACAACCTTGAG GCTGGAAGGGGAGGTGAACTAACACATGATAAGACAACGATTATCAGTGGAGCGCTAGATTTAACTGAAAAG ACTGCCAAGGAGGCTATGACACCTATTGAATCAAGATTGTGCTTGGATGTTGATTCAAAGTTAGACTG GGAAGCAATTGGGAAAATTCTTGCACGTGTTAGAATGTGTTGCTGA